The Helicobacter pylori genome contains a region encoding:
- a CDS encoding carbon starvation CstA family protein, translating to MVKQPLNGENMQKSLVSLAWVVAAILGAICLGVLALHKGESINTLWLVVASACIYSIGYRFYSHFIAYRVLKLDDNRATPACVRNDGRDFVPTDKAITFGHHFAAIAGAGPLVGPILAAQMGYLPSILWILIGSVLGGCVHDFVVLFASIRRDGKSLGEMIKLEMGQFVGMIASLGILGIMLIIIAILAMVVVKALAHSPWGFFTIAMTIPIAILMGLYMRFFRPHKILEVSIIGFILLIIAIYAGKYVSLDPKLASIFTFDSSSLAWMIMGYGFVASILPVWFLLAPRDYLSTFLKIGVIGVLVVAIIFVAPPLQIPKITPFVDGSGPVFAGSVFPFLFITVACGTISGFHALISSGTTPKMLAKESDARLVGYGSMVMESVVALMALVCAGILHPGLYFAINSPEVSIGKDIADAASVISSWGFSISAEEISEMTKNIGESSILSRTGGAPTFAIGLAMIVYHILGDPSVMAFWYHFAILFEALFILTAVDAGTRTARFMIQDLLGNVYKPLGNLSSYKAGIFATLLCVAGWGYFLYQGTIDPKGGIYTLWPLFGVSNQMLAGMALLLVTVVLFKMGRFKGAMISALPAVLILSITFYSGILKVMPKSNDSVLNNVSHVAQMQIIKEKIALTTDEKALKTLQKSFFNHAIDAILCVFFMLVALLVLIVSVRICSNAYFKNQIYPPLAETPYIKAT from the coding sequence ATGGTTAAACAACCATTAAATGGAGAGAACATGCAAAAAAGTTTAGTTTCTTTGGCTTGGGTTGTTGCCGCTATTTTAGGGGCGATCTGTTTAGGGGTGTTAGCCTTACACAAGGGCGAGAGCATTAACACGCTATGGCTTGTAGTAGCGAGCGCTTGCATTTATAGCATAGGCTATCGTTTTTATAGCCATTTTATCGCTTATAGGGTGTTAAAGCTAGATGATAACAGAGCCACGCCCGCATGCGTAAGGAATGATGGCAGGGATTTTGTGCCAACCGATAAAGCGATCACTTTTGGGCATCATTTCGCCGCTATTGCTGGGGCTGGCCCTTTAGTAGGCCCAATACTAGCCGCTCAAATGGGTTACTTGCCCTCTATCTTATGGATTTTGATAGGCTCGGTTTTAGGGGGTTGCGTGCATGATTTTGTGGTGCTTTTTGCTTCCATTAGGCGCGATGGCAAGTCTTTAGGCGAAATGATCAAGCTTGAAATGGGCCAATTTGTAGGTATGATCGCAAGTTTGGGTATTTTAGGGATCATGCTCATTATCATTGCGATTTTAGCGATGGTGGTGGTGAAGGCTTTAGCGCATTCGCCTTGGGGCTTTTTTACGATTGCTATGACCATTCCCATTGCGATTCTTATGGGGCTTTACATGCGGTTTTTCAGGCCGCATAAGATTTTAGAAGTTTCTATTATCGGCTTTATCTTATTGATTATAGCGATTTATGCGGGTAAATATGTTTCTTTAGATCCTAAACTAGCGTCAATATTCACCTTTGATTCTAGTTCTTTAGCGTGGATGATCATGGGCTATGGTTTTGTGGCTTCTATTTTACCGGTATGGTTTTTACTCGCTCCACGAGATTATTTAAGCACTTTTTTAAAAATTGGCGTTATAGGGGTGTTGGTTGTGGCGATTATTTTTGTCGCTCCGCCTTTACAAATCCCTAAAATCACGCCCTTTGTAGATGGCAGTGGGCCTGTGTTTGCAGGAAGCGTGTTCCCTTTCTTGTTTATCACGGTGGCTTGTGGGACGATTAGCGGCTTTCATGCTTTAATTTCTTCAGGCACGACCCCTAAAATGCTCGCTAAAGAAAGCGACGCAAGGCTAGTGGGCTATGGCTCTATGGTGATGGAGAGCGTTGTGGCTCTTATGGCGTTAGTGTGCGCAGGGATTTTACACCCAGGGCTTTATTTCGCTATCAATTCGCCAGAAGTGAGCATCGGTAAAGATATAGCTGATGCGGCTTCGGTGATTAGCTCATGGGGGTTTAGTATCAGCGCTGAAGAAATCAGTGAGATGACCAAAAATATCGGTGAAAGCTCCATTTTGAGCCGCACCGGTGGGGCGCCCACTTTTGCGATTGGTTTAGCGATGATTGTGTATCACATTTTAGGGGATCCAAGCGTGATGGCGTTTTGGTATCATTTTGCGATCTTGTTTGAAGCTTTGTTTATTTTAACCGCTGTGGATGCTGGCACACGAACCGCTCGTTTCATGATCCAAGATTTGCTCGGTAATGTTTATAAGCCTTTGGGCAATCTTAGCTCTTATAAGGCTGGGATTTTTGCCACTCTTTTGTGCGTGGCGGGGTGGGGGTATTTCTTGTATCAAGGCACGATTGATCCTAAAGGGGGGATTTATACGCTATGGCCTTTATTTGGCGTGAGCAATCAGATGTTAGCGGGCATGGCGTTGTTGTTGGTTACGGTGGTGTTGTTTAAAATGGGGCGTTTTAAGGGGGCGATGATAAGCGCTTTGCCGGCAGTTTTGATTTTATCCATCACTTTTTATAGCGGTATTTTAAAGGTGATGCCAAAGAGTAATGATAGCGTGCTGAATAATGTTTCGCATGTGGCGCAAATGCAAATCATCAAAGAAAAAATCGCGCTCACTACCGATGAAAAAGCGTTAAAAACGCTCCAAAAATCCTTTTTTAACCACGCTATTGATGCGATTTTGTGCGTGTTTTTCATGCTTGTAGCGCTGCTGGTTTTAATAGTGAGCGTTAGGATTTGCTCAAACGCTTATTTTAAAAATCAAATTTACCCGCCATTGGCTGAAACGCCCTATATCAAAGCCACTTGA
- a CDS encoding amino acid ABC transporter permease encodes MALDWDFMFHSIPAFFKGLELTLYISFFGILLSLLVGFLCAIILYFKTRFLSPIVYIYGEIARNTPLLIQLFFLYYGLNEIGLSALECAVLALGFLGGGYMSQSFLLGFKSLASIQRESALSLGFGPLKMMYYIILPQSLSVSMPSIGANVIFLLKETSVVGAIALTDIMFVAKDFIGIYYKTTESLLMLSAAYLIALLPLSVLFVILERFFKKKVA; translated from the coding sequence ATGGCATTAGATTGGGATTTTATGTTTCACTCCATCCCTGCGTTTTTTAAGGGATTAGAACTCACGCTTTATATTTCTTTTTTTGGGATTTTGCTCTCTCTTTTGGTGGGGTTTTTGTGTGCGATCATTTTGTATTTTAAAACGCGCTTTCTCTCTCCTATTGTCTATATCTATGGCGAAATCGCCAGGAACACGCCCCTGCTCATCCAGCTTTTCTTTTTGTATTACGGGTTGAATGAAATCGGTTTGAGCGCTTTAGAATGTGCGGTTTTAGCGTTAGGGTTTTTGGGTGGGGGGTATATGAGTCAAAGTTTTTTGCTTGGGTTTAAGAGTCTAGCTTCCATTCAAAGAGAAAGCGCTTTGAGTTTAGGGTTTGGCCCTTTGAAAATGATGTATTATATTATTCTGCCTCAAAGCTTAAGCGTTTCCATGCCTTCCATAGGGGCGAATGTGATTTTTTTACTCAAAGAAACTTCGGTGGTGGGCGCGATAGCCCTAACCGATATCATGTTTGTGGCGAAAGATTTTATTGGCATTTATTACAAAACGACTGAAAGCCTTTTGATGTTAAGCGCCGCTTATTTGATCGCTTTACTCCCTTTAAGCGTTTTGTTTGTGATCTTAGAGCGTTTTTTTAAAAAGAAAGTGGCTTAA
- a CDS encoding amino acid ABC transporter permease (The N-terminal region of this protein, as described by TIGR01726, is a three transmembrane segment that identifies a subfamily of ABC transporter permease subunits, which specificities that include histidine, arginine, glutamine, glutamate, L-cystine (sic), the opines (in Agrobacterium) octopine and nopaline, etc.) produces MGVLLELDNLKRLLEGFEITLLIALISAMISIIVGMLLGSLMAFGSKIVVLACRVYLESIRIIPLLAWLFIVYFGLASWFDLHISAVLASVIVFSLWGGAEMMDLTRGVLTSVSKHQVESALALGMDSKKVIFNIIFPQSFLSLLPSSLNLFTRMIKTTALVSLIGAIDLLKVGQQIIELNLLRMPNASFVVYGVILMFYFSLCYSLSLYSSYLEKKFQYIRG; encoded by the coding sequence ATGGGAGTTTTGTTAGAATTAGACAATCTCAAGCGTTTGTTAGAAGGGTTTGAGATCACCCTTTTGATCGCTCTTATCTCTGCAATGATTTCAATCATTGTTGGAATGCTTTTAGGGAGCTTAATGGCGTTTGGCTCTAAAATAGTGGTTTTAGCGTGTCGTGTGTATTTAGAAAGCATTCGTATTATCCCGCTTTTAGCATGGCTGTTTATCGTGTATTTTGGGTTAGCGAGCTGGTTTGATTTGCATATTAGCGCGGTTTTGGCGAGCGTTATTGTTTTTAGCTTGTGGGGGGGCGCTGAAATGATGGATTTGACTAGAGGGGTTTTAACTTCCGTGAGCAAACACCAAGTAGAAAGCGCTCTAGCTTTAGGCATGGATTCAAAAAAGGTGATTTTTAATATTATTTTCCCTCAAAGCTTTTTGTCTTTATTGCCCTCAAGCCTTAATTTATTCACGCGCATGATTAAAACCACAGCCTTAGTCTCTCTCATTGGAGCGATTGATTTGCTAAAAGTGGGCCAGCAAATCATAGAGCTTAACCTCTTACGCATGCCTAATGCGAGCTTTGTGGTTTATGGCGTTATCTTAATGTTTTATTTTAGTTTATGCTATAGTTTGAGCCTGTATAGTTCCTATTTAGAAAAAAAATTCCAATACATTAGAGGGTAA
- a CDS encoding amino acid ABC transporter ATP-binding protein, whose product MSVILETKGLKKTYQNHLVLDGINFTLNKGEVAVILGPSGCGKSTFLKCLNGLEKIDGGEILFENTNLNTPATNWNQMRQKIGMVFQNYELFPHLNVLDNILLAPLKVQKRSKDEVIAQAVELLKRVGLEHKQQAYPKELSGGQKQRVAIVRSLCMRPKIMLFDEVTASLDPEMVKEVLEVILELATTGMSMVIVTHEMKFAQKIAHKIVFFDSGKIAEENSAKEFFNNPKSQRAQKFLETFHFLGSC is encoded by the coding sequence ATGAGCGTGATTTTAGAAACCAAAGGGTTAAAAAAAACCTATCAAAACCATTTGGTTTTAGACGGCATCAATTTCACTTTAAATAAGGGTGAAGTGGCAGTGATTTTAGGGCCTAGCGGGTGCGGGAAAAGCACTTTTTTAAAATGCCTAAACGGGCTTGAAAAGATTGATGGAGGTGAAATCCTTTTTGAAAACACTAACCTTAATACGCCAGCCACTAACTGGAATCAAATGCGCCAAAAAATAGGCATGGTGTTTCAAAATTATGAATTGTTCCCGCATTTAAATGTGTTAGATAATATCTTACTCGCTCCTTTAAAAGTGCAAAAACGATCCAAAGATGAGGTCATTGCTCAAGCCGTAGAGCTTTTAAAGCGAGTGGGTTTGGAGCATAAACAACAAGCTTACCCTAAAGAATTGAGCGGCGGGCAAAAACAACGAGTAGCGATCGTGCGTTCTTTGTGCATGCGGCCAAAAATCATGCTTTTTGATGAAGTAACCGCCTCTTTAGACCCTGAAATGGTTAAAGAAGTTTTAGAAGTGATTTTAGAATTAGCCACAACGGGCATGAGCATGGTGATTGTAACGCATGAAATGAAATTCGCGCAAAAAATCGCTCATAAAATCGTGTTTTTTGATAGCGGTAAGATCGCTGAAGAAAACAGCGCTAAAGAATTTTTTAATAACCCGAAATCTCAAAGAGCGCAAAAATTTTTAGAAACTTTTCATTTTTTAGGGAGCTGTTAA
- a CDS encoding transporter substrate-binding domain-containing protein, translated as MKTNGLFKVWGLFLVLIALVFSACSDSHKEKKDALEVIKQRGVLKVGVFSDKPPFGSVDSKGQYQGYDVVIAKRMAFDLLGDENKIEFIPVEASARVEFLKANKVDIIMANFTRTKEREKVVDFAKPYMKVALGVISKDGVIKNIEELKDKELIVNKGTTADFYFTKNYPNIKLLKFEQNTETFLALLNNKAIALAHDNTLLLAWIKQHPEFKLGITSLGDKDVIAPAIKKGNPKLLEWLNNEMDSLISSDFLKEAYKETLEPVYGDGIKPEEIIFE; from the coding sequence ATGAAAACAAACGGGCTTTTTAAGGTATGGGGACTATTTTTAGTTTTGATCGCTTTAGTCTTTAGCGCATGTTCTGATAGCCATAAAGAAAAAAAGGACGCTTTAGAAGTCATTAAACAAAGAGGGGTTTTAAAAGTGGGGGTCTTTAGCGATAAGCCTCCTTTTGGCTCTGTGGATTCTAAAGGGCAATATCAAGGCTATGATGTCGTCATTGCCAAACGCATGGCCTTTGATTTGTTGGGCGATGAAAATAAGATTGAGTTTATTCCTGTAGAAGCTTCAGCTAGGGTGGAATTTTTAAAAGCCAATAAAGTGGATATTATCATGGCTAATTTCACGCGCACCAAAGAAAGAGAAAAAGTCGTGGATTTTGCTAAGCCGTATATGAAAGTCGCTTTAGGGGTGATTTCTAAAGATGGGGTCATTAAAAATATAGAAGAGTTAAAAGATAAAGAGTTGATTGTGAATAAAGGCACGACAGCGGATTTTTATTTCACTAAAAATTACCCCAATATCAAACTTTTGAAATTTGAGCAAAACACAGAGACTTTTTTAGCCCTTTTAAACAATAAGGCTATCGCTCTAGCCCATGACAACACTTTATTGCTCGCTTGGATAAAACAGCACCCTGAGTTTAAATTAGGCATTACAAGCCTTGGCGATAAGGATGTGATCGCTCCAGCGATTAAAAAAGGCAACCCCAAGCTTTTAGAATGGTTGAATAACGAAATGGATTCCCTCATTTCTAGCGACTTCTTAAAAGAAGCTTATAAGGAAACTTTAGAGCCTGTTTATGGCGATGGAATCAAACCGGAAGAAATCATTTTTGAATGA
- a CDS encoding sugar MFS transporter, with protein MQKTSNTLALGSLTALFFLMGFITVLNDILIPHLKPIFDLTYFEASLIQFCFFGAYFIMGGVFGNVISKIGYPFGVVLGFVITASGCALFYPAAHFGSYGFFLGALFILASGIVCLQTAGNPFVTLLSKGKEARNLVLVQAFNSLGTTLGPIFGSLLIFSTTKMGDNASLIDKLADAKSVQMPYLGLAAFSLLLALIMYLLKLPDVEKEMPKETTQKSLFSHKHFVLGALGIFFYVGGEVAIGSFLVLSFEKLLNLDPQSSAHYLVYYWGGAMVGRFLGSILMNKVAPNKYLAFNALSSIVLIALAIMIGGKIALFALTFVGFFNSIMFPTIFSLATLNLGHLTSKASGVISMAIVGGALIPPIQGVVTDMLTATESNLLYAYGVPLLCYFYILFFALKGYKQKENS; from the coding sequence ATGCAAAAAACTTCTAACACCTTGGCGCTGGGGAGTTTAACAGCGTTATTCTTCTTAATGGGTTTTATCACGGTTTTAAACGATATTTTAATCCCACATTTAAAACCCATTTTTGACTTGACCTATTTTGAAGCTTCGCTCATTCAATTTTGCTTTTTTGGGGCGTATTTCATCATGGGAGGCGTTTTTGGGAATGTGATCAGTAAAATTGGCTACCCTTTTGGCGTGGTGCTTGGCTTTGTGATCACAGCGAGCGGGTGCGCGTTGTTTTATCCGGCGGCGCATTTTGGCTCTTACGGGTTTTTCTTGGGTGCGTTGTTTATTTTAGCGAGCGGGATTGTGTGCTTGCAAACTGCCGGTAATCCCTTTGTAACCTTGCTTTCAAAAGGTAAAGAAGCCAGAAACCTGGTTTTAGTCCAGGCGTTCAATTCGCTTGGCACGACTTTAGGACCTATTTTTGGGAGCTTGTTGATTTTTAGCACGACTAAAATGGGCGATAATGCAAGTTTGATAGACAAATTAGCGGACGCTAAAAGCGTTCAAATGCCTTATTTGGGCTTGGCGGCGTTTTCGCTTCTTTTAGCGCTCATCATGTATCTTTTGAAATTGCCTGATGTGGAAAAAGAAATGCCCAAAGAAACGACTCAAAAAAGCCTATTTTCGCACAAACACTTTGTTCTTGGGGCTTTGGGGATCTTTTTTTATGTGGGCGGAGAAGTGGCGATTGGCTCGTTCTTGGTGCTAAGCTTTGAAAAGCTTTTGAATTTAGACCCTCAATCAAGCGCGCATTACTTGGTGTATTATTGGGGAGGCGCGATGGTGGGCCGTTTCTTGGGTAGCATTTTGATGAATAAAGTTGCCCCTAATAAATACCTGGCTTTCAACGCCTTAAGCTCTATTGTTCTCATTGCTTTAGCCATTATGATTGGAGGCAAGATCGCTTTATTCGCTCTGACTTTTGTGGGCTTTTTCAACTCTATCATGTTCCCTACAATCTTTTCTTTGGCTACGCTCAATTTAGGGCATCTCACTTCTAAGGCTTCTGGGGTGATTAGCATGGCGATTGTGGGAGGAGCGTTAATCCCCCCCATTCAAGGCGTGGTTACAGACATGCTAACAGCAACCGAGTCAAATCTGCTCTACGCTTATGGTGTGCCGTTATTGTGCTATTTTTATATCCTATTCTTTGCGCTTAAAGGGTATAAGCAAAAAGAAAACTCCTAA
- a CDS encoding NCS2 family permease, which translates to MGFFKLKEHNTNIATEFRAGLTTFITMIYIVPLNALILSHANMPYEALLSATAIITILSSVFNGLWANTPIAMSVGLGLSAYFSFGLVQGLKLPWQSALGIVALSGAIFVILSFTKFRSWVMRSIPSDLRRAVSAGIGAFIAFIGLKEMHIVVTHKATLVTLGDFSDPHVLLGVVGIVLTFALYTLKIKGSFIIAVLITSILAWVLKLAPYPSEFFSMPASISPIAFQLDFKGIFFDASGAFTLALVPVIITFFVTDLFDSLGTLAGIGHKTDFFNDEEKNKELERTLEADAVASLGSAVVGVSTTTAFIESASGVEEGGRTGLTVVFTGLFFVLTLFCLPLLKAIPSNAIYPVLVIVGVLMFSVLEGVNFKDMATSVSTFLTVVMMPLTFSITDGLAFGFLSYGIIKLVQKDFKAINSGIIILCIISVSVFIFR; encoded by the coding sequence ATGGGGTTTTTCAAGCTTAAAGAGCACAACACGAACATCGCCACCGAGTTTAGAGCGGGTTTAACGACCTTTATCACCATGATTTACATCGTGCCCTTAAACGCTCTTATCCTTTCTCACGCCAACATGCCTTATGAAGCCCTTTTGAGTGCAACAGCCATTATCACTATCTTATCGAGCGTGTTTAACGGGTTGTGGGCAAACACCCCCATCGCTATGAGCGTGGGATTAGGGTTGTCAGCTTATTTTAGCTTTGGGTTGGTTCAAGGGTTAAAACTCCCTTGGCAGAGCGCTTTAGGCATCGTAGCACTCTCTGGAGCGATTTTTGTGATCCTGTCTTTCACTAAATTTAGAAGTTGGGTCATGCGAAGCATTCCTAGCGATTTAAGGCGTGCGGTGAGCGCAGGGATAGGGGCTTTTATCGCATTTATTGGCCTTAAAGAAATGCATATTGTAGTTACCCATAAGGCTACGCTTGTAACTTTAGGCGATTTTAGCGATCCGCATGTGTTATTGGGGGTTGTGGGGATTGTTTTAACTTTTGCGCTCTACACGCTCAAAATCAAGGGTTCTTTTATTATAGCGGTCTTAATCACTTCCATTCTCGCATGGGTTTTAAAGCTGGCTCCTTACCCTAGCGAATTTTTTTCCATGCCCGCTAGCATTAGCCCTATCGCCTTTCAATTAGACTTTAAGGGCATTTTTTTTGATGCGAGTGGGGCTTTCACTTTAGCGTTAGTGCCAGTCATCATCACTTTTTTTGTAACCGATTTGTTTGATTCCTTAGGCACGCTTGCAGGGATTGGCCACAAGACTGATTTTTTCAATGATGAAGAAAAAAACAAGGAATTAGAAAGGACTTTAGAAGCGGATGCGGTGGCTTCCTTAGGGAGCGCGGTGGTGGGCGTTTCTACTACGACCGCTTTTATAGAGAGCGCAAGTGGGGTTGAAGAGGGGGGTCGCACAGGGCTTACAGTGGTTTTTACCGGGCTATTTTTTGTTTTAACGCTCTTTTGCTTGCCTCTTTTAAAAGCCATTCCCAGCAATGCGATTTACCCGGTGCTAGTGATAGTAGGGGTTTTGATGTTTAGCGTGTTAGAGGGGGTGAATTTTAAAGACATGGCCACTAGCGTTTCCACTTTTTTAACCGTGGTGATGATGCCTTTAACCTTCTCTATTACCGATGGCTTAGCCTTTGGCTTTTTGTCTTATGGTATCATCAAATTAGTTCAAAAAGACTTCAAAGCCATCAATTCGGGCATTATCATTCTCTGCATCATTTCTGTTTCTGTATTTATCTTTCGTTAA
- the hopQ gene encoding Hop family adhesin HopQ has translation MKKMKKTILLSLTLAASLLHAEDNGAFLSVGYQIGEAVQKVKNADKVQKLSDSYEKLSRLLTNDNGSGSKTSAQAINQAVNNLNERAKKLTSGTTQSPAYQATLLALRSVLGLWNSMGYAVICGGYIKSPGENNQKNFHYTDENGNGTTINCGGSTNSNGTHSSNGTNTLKADKNVSLSIKQYEEIHEAYQILSKALKQAGLAPLNSKGEKLEAHVTTSVDQQNNQTKTTTSVIDTTNGAQNLLTYAQTIVNTLKDYCPMLIAKSSSGSSGGAATSTPSWQTAGGGKNSCETFGKEFSAASDMLNNAQEIVKKTQQLNANQPKNITQPNNFNLNTPSSLTALAQKMLKNAQSQAEILKLANQVRSDYNKFSSGHLKDYIGKCDASGISSTNMTMQNQKSNWGNGCAGVEETLSSLKTSAADFNNQTPQINQEQNLANTLIQELGNNPFKNMGMIASSATNNGALNGFGVQAGYKQFFGKKKRWGLRYYGFFDYNHAYIKSNFFNSASDVWTYGVGSDLLFNFINDKKTNFLGKNNHFSMGLFGGIALAGTSWLNSQFVNLKTVSNVYSAKVNTANFQFLFNLGLRTNLARPKKKDSHHAAQHGMELGVKIPTINTNYYSFLGTKLEYRRLYSVYLNYVFAY, from the coding sequence ATGAAAAAAATGAAAAAAACGATTTTGCTTTCTCTAACTCTTGCGGCGTCATTGCTCCATGCTGAAGACAACGGCGCTTTTTTAAGCGTGGGTTATCAAATCGGTGAAGCGGTTCAAAAAGTGAAAAACGCCGACAAGGTGCAAAAACTTTCAGACTCTTATGAAAAATTAAGCAGGCTTTTAACCAACGATAATGGATCAGGTTCAAAGACAAGCGCGCAAGCGATCAACCAAGCGGTTAATAATTTGAACGAACGCGCAAAGAAATTAACCAGTGGGACGACCCAATCTCCTGCTTATCAAGCCACGCTTTTAGCGTTAAGATCGGTGTTAGGGCTATGGAATAGCATGGGTTATGCGGTCATATGTGGAGGTTATATCAAAAGTCCAGGAGAAAACAATCAAAAAAATTTCCACTACACCGATGAGAATGGCAACGGCACTACAATCAATTGCGGTGGGAGCACAAATAGTAATGGCACTCATAGTTCTAATGGCACAAATACATTAAAAGCAGACAAAAATGTTTCTCTATCTATTAAGCAATACGAAGAAATTCATGAAGCCTATCAGATTCTTTCAAAAGCTTTAAAACAAGCCGGGCTTGCTCCTTTAAATAGCAAAGGGGAAAAATTAGAAGCGCATGTAACCACTTCAGTGGATCAACAAAATAATCAAACTAAAACGACAACTTCTGTGATCGATACAACAAATGGTGCACAAAATCTTTTAACTTACGCGCAAACGATCGTCAATACTCTAAAAGATTATTGCCCCATGTTGATAGCGAAATCTAGTAGTGGAAGTAGTGGCGGAGCTGCTACAAGCACCCCTTCATGGCAAACAGCCGGTGGTGGCAAAAATTCATGCGAGACTTTTGGCAAAGAGTTTAGCGCTGCTTCAGACATGCTCAATAACGCGCAAGAAATCGTTAAAAAAACCCAACAACTTAACGCCAACCAACCAAAAAATATCACCCAACCCAATAACTTCAACCTTAATACCCCTAGCAGTCTTACGGCTTTAGCTCAAAAAATGCTTAAAAACGCGCAATCTCAAGCAGAAATTTTAAAGCTGGCTAATCAAGTGAGGAGCGACTATAACAAATTTTCTTCAGGCCATCTTAAAGACTACATAGGAAAATGCGATGCGAGCGGCATAAGCAGCACGAATATGACAATGCAAAATCAAAAGAGCAATTGGGGGAACGGTTGCGCGGGCGTGGAAGAAACTCTGTCTTCATTAAAAACAAGCGCCGCTGATTTTAACAACCAAACGCCTCAAATCAATCAAGAGCAAAACCTAGCCAATACCCTTATTCAAGAACTTGGCAACAACCCTTTTAAGAATATGGGCATGATCGCTTCTTCAGCCACGAATAACGGCGCCTTGAATGGCTTTGGCGTGCAAGCGGGTTATAAGCAATTTTTTGGCAAAAAGAAAAGATGGGGGTTAAGGTATTATGGTTTCTTTGATTACAACCACGCCTATATCAAATCCAATTTCTTTAACTCGGCTTCTGATGTTTGGACTTATGGGGTGGGTAGTGATTTATTGTTTAATTTCATCAACGATAAAAAAACCAACTTTTTAGGAAAGAACAACCATTTTTCTATGGGGCTTTTTGGAGGCATTGCCTTAGCAGGGACTTCATGGCTTAATTCTCAATTCGTGAATTTAAAAACCGTCAGCAATGTCTATAGCGCTAAAGTGAATACGGCCAACTTCCAATTTTTATTCAATTTAGGCTTGAGAACCAATCTCGCTAGACCTAAGAAAAAAGATAGCCATCATGCGGCTCAACATGGCATGGAATTGGGCGTGAAAATCCCTACCATTAACACGAATTACTATTCTTTTCTAGGCACTAAACTAGAATACCGAAGGCTTTATAGCGTGTATCTCAATTATGTGTTCGCTTATTAA
- the deoD gene encoding purine-nucleoside phosphorylase, giving the protein MTPHINAKIGDFYPQCLLCGDPLRVSYIAKKFLQDAKEITNVRNMLGFSGKYKGKGISLMGHGMGIASCTIYVTELIKTYQVKELLRIGTCGAISPKVGLKDIIMAMGASTDSKTNRVRFLNHDLSATPDFELSLRAYQTAKRLGIDLKVGNVFSSDFFYSFETHAFDLMAQYNHLAIEMEAAGLYATAMELSAKALCLCSVSDHLITKEALSPKERVESFDNMIILALEMMG; this is encoded by the coding sequence ATGACCCCTCACATCAACGCCAAAATCGGCGATTTTTATCCTCAATGCCTTTTATGCGGCGATCCTTTAAGGGTGAGCTACATTGCGAAAAAATTTTTACAAGACGCCAAAGAGATCACGAATGTGCGTAACATGCTAGGCTTTAGCGGGAAGTATAAGGGTAAGGGGATTTCTTTAATGGGGCATGGCATGGGCATTGCGTCATGCACGATTTATGTAACAGAGCTCATTAAAACCTATCAGGTTAAAGAGCTTTTAAGGATTGGCACTTGCGGGGCGATTAGCCCAAAAGTTGGCTTGAAAGACATCATCATGGCGATGGGGGCTTCAACGGATTCTAAAACCAATCGGGTGCGTTTTTTAAACCACGATTTGAGCGCAACGCCTGATTTTGAATTGAGTTTAAGAGCGTATCAAACAGCGAAGCGTTTGGGTATTGACTTGAAAGTGGGCAATGTCTTTTCAAGCGATTTTTTCTATTCCTTTGAAACGCATGCCTTTGATTTAATGGCCCAATACAACCACTTGGCTATTGAAATGGAAGCGGCAGGGTTATACGCCACGGCGATGGAATTGAGCGCTAAGGCTTTATGCTTATGCTCGGTTTCAGATCACTTAATCACTAAAGAAGCCTTAAGCCCTAAAGAAAGGGTAGAAAGCTTTGATAACATGATAATTTTGGCTTTAGAGATGATGGGCTAA